A window of the bacterium genome harbors these coding sequences:
- a CDS encoding response regulator transcription factor: MKTILVLEDNEMRIRWLQRLMRRRADVLWTDNVLDFLDTVEIDPDLILMDHDLGQELDGRDAAKALYTSAPIIVWSANTLRGPQMVDILEQRGLDVFPIWLPFGSPGLPLIIQTTLRNRELPQLRGV; encoded by the coding sequence ATGAAGACGATCCTCGTTCTCGAAGACAACGAGATGCGCATCCGCTGGCTTCAGCGGCTGATGAGGCGGCGCGCCGACGTGCTGTGGACCGACAACGTGCTCGACTTCCTCGACACGGTGGAGATCGACCCAGACCTCATCCTCATGGACCACGATTTGGGCCAGGAGCTAGACGGTCGGGACGCAGCAAAAGCGCTCTACACGAGCGCACCCATCATCGTGTGGAGCGCGAACACCCTGCGCGGTCCGCAGATGGTCGACATCCTCGAGCAGAGGGGCTTGGACGTCTTCCCGATCTGGCTGCCGTTCGGCTCGCCGGGACTGCCGCTCATCATCCAGACGACGCTGCGCAATCGCGAGCTACCGCAGCTCCGCGGCGTTTGA